In Lemur catta isolate mLemCat1 chromosome 1, mLemCat1.pri, whole genome shotgun sequence, one DNA window encodes the following:
- the LOC123642470 gene encoding uncharacterized protein LOC123642470 codes for MWRLTERGDAHRDYPPPTPHSAPSLSPGLQLRGILALPPPPPPFPRFRKPLICTREGVAKGGGTRAGRGRKSCPEGESKGIRVTLEEGCTFQLPPSILALAVWRTGQGPHGKIRDSARLTGAPGKSLRPFSRPSLARGCRLSRPGPRLTLGSPPPATSWTPSNLLYKTKQQRDTVLASVGGRADQEIQEPNGEDAVVRLTSTPCPGQTRPCVSTLWYPRERKVYKQLSYSDSLHLPDILTLPAFMGNCRSEGRNDRQSPPLLPPLPPSPWNCLPHLRRASSERTDFKIQGYTGVPSQRLTTLATSRPLEVEGAGVIDGDSDGYRGNDDSTKLFPSLQGDHYSACIGHLQQRSSQSHPQHGTRLLNFYSLFSPNTETSLHLYGGYHCHGPHMDAHLRTATTGACTAAPAQGRVVAPLSHPPVGVGSDPLSDLQDKEGGGNV; via the exons ATGTGGAGACTCACAGAGAGAGGAGATGCGCACAGAGATtacccgccccccaccccgcacTCCGCCCCCAGCCTTAGCCCGGGCCTCCAGCTTCGAGGGATCCTGGCCCTCCCTCCGCCGCCGCCACCTTTTCCCCGGTTCAGAAAACCCCTGATT TGCACACGTGAGGGGGTTGCCAAGGGTGGGGGGACTCGGGCTGGGCGGGGGAGAAAGAGCTGCCCTGAGGGCGAGTCCAAAGGAATTCGAGTCACCCTGGAGGAAGGGTGTACCTTTCAGCTACCCCCCTCCATCCTGGCCTTGGCGGTTTGGAGGACAG GCCAGGGACCCCACGGTAAAATCCGTGATTCCGCCAGGCTCACAGGTGCTCCGGGGAAGTCTTTGCGCCCCTTCTCCCGGCCCTCGCTGGCACGGGGCTGCCGCCTCTCCCGGCCAGGCCCCCGGCTCACGCTGGGCTCTCCGCCGCCTGCCACCTCGTGGACCCCAAGcaatttgttatataaaacaaaacagcaacgAGACAC CGTCCTAGCGAGTGTGGGAGGCAGGGCGGACCAGGAAATACAGGAACCAAACGGGGAGGATGCTGTGGTTCGACTCACTTCCACCCCCTGCCCTGGACAGACTCGCCCCTGTGTCAGTACCCTGTGGtatccaagagaaagaaaagtatacAAGCAACTGTCCTATTCAGACTCACTCCACCTCCCTGACATTCTAACATTACCTGCCTTCATGGGGAACTGCCG ATCCGAAGGCAGGAATGACAGGCAGAGTCCGCCACTGTTGCCGCCGCTGCCGCCCTCGCCCTGGAACTGCTTACCGCATCTCAGGCGGGCTTCCAGCGAGAG GACAGATTTCAAAATCCAAGGCTATACCGGAGTCCCCTCCCAACGGCTGACAACACTAGCAACATCCCGGCCTCTGGAAGTAGAAGGGGCAGGAGTCATTG ATGGGGACTCTGATGGTTACCGAGGCAACGATGATAGCACTAAGCTATTTCCCTCTCTGCAAGGAGACCATTATTCCGCATGCATAGGCCATTTGCAACAGAGGTCGTCACAAAGTCATCCACAACACGGCACAcgtttattaaacttttattctcttttttcccccaacacaGAAACTAGTTTGCACTTGTATGGGGGGTATCATTGTCACGGGCCCCACATGGACGCTCATTTACGCACCGCCACCACGGGCGCCTGCACCGCTGCCCCCGCGCAGGGGCGAGTGGTCGCTCCGCTGTCCCATCCGCCCGTCGGGGTTGGCTCTGACCCCCTCTCGGACCTTCAGGACAAGGAGGGCGGTGGCAACGTCTAA